A window of Tautonia plasticadhaerens contains these coding sequences:
- a CDS encoding RNA polymerase sigma factor — MTTLRGRIPARELRLIFGGGALGHLTDGELLERFVRDPGAGGEQAFGALVDRHGPMVLRVCRGILRDPADADDACQATFLVLARKAGSLWTRDSIGPWLLGVARRVSHRSRCDDARRRRHERGAGALRSSVEPGDPPDDFEPVLVEEVDRLPDRFRSPIVLCHLQGLTHEQAADRLGWPVGTVRSRLARGRDRLRARLEGRGISPLAVLPPASAAKAGAIRAALSEATTEAAARVAAGGLAVAGASPAASGLARSILRTMIMTTTLKLAAASLALGLVATGAAGLASPPSEGGPLAGASPASSPRATGPAPAPAPAPARRPVEPPQSEAERIAGEFLDAGSELFDAKDAPRLADTYATDGEIHLISKNGGEVRTDVKRGRAAVEQFYADLFRKAGSIDSENTVEFARQISPDVLVVNGRFRPNAGERELPFVQMRVKQGDRWLLRTLWLFLNPEG; from the coding sequence GTGACGACGCTTCGAGGCCGGATCCCGGCCCGGGAACTCCGCCTGATCTTCGGCGGGGGGGCGCTCGGTCACCTGACCGACGGTGAGCTGCTGGAACGATTCGTGCGCGACCCGGGGGCGGGCGGCGAGCAGGCCTTCGGGGCGCTCGTCGACCGGCACGGGCCGATGGTGCTCCGCGTCTGCCGGGGCATCCTGCGCGACCCGGCCGACGCGGACGACGCCTGCCAGGCTACCTTCCTGGTGCTCGCCCGGAAGGCGGGGTCGCTCTGGACGCGAGACTCGATCGGCCCCTGGCTCCTCGGGGTCGCCCGACGCGTCTCCCACCGGTCACGGTGCGACGACGCCCGCCGTCGCCGCCACGAACGCGGTGCGGGGGCGCTCCGGTCGTCGGTCGAGCCCGGCGACCCGCCCGACGACTTCGAGCCGGTCCTGGTCGAGGAGGTCGACCGCCTCCCCGACCGATTCCGCTCGCCGATCGTGCTCTGCCACCTCCAAGGTCTGACCCACGAGCAGGCCGCGGACCGGCTCGGCTGGCCCGTGGGGACGGTCCGGAGCCGCCTGGCCCGGGGCCGGGACCGGCTCCGGGCCCGCCTCGAAGGCCGGGGCATCTCCCCGCTGGCCGTCCTCCCGCCCGCCTCGGCCGCGAAGGCCGGGGCGATCCGGGCGGCGTTGTCCGAAGCGACCACCGAGGCCGCGGCGCGAGTCGCGGCCGGAGGGCTCGCAGTCGCCGGGGCGTCCCCGGCGGCCTCGGGCCTGGCCCGATCGATCCTGAGGACCATGATCATGACGACGACCCTGAAGCTCGCCGCCGCGTCCCTGGCCCTCGGCCTGGTGGCGACCGGCGCCGCCGGCCTCGCCTCCCCCCCCTCGGAGGGCGGCCCCCTCGCCGGGGCGTCCCCCGCCTCCTCCCCCCGGGCGACCGGTCCGGCCCCGGCGCCCGCACCCGCACCGGCCCGACGGCCGGTCGAGCCCCCCCAGTCGGAGGCCGAGCGGATCGCCGGGGAATTCCTCGACGCGGGCTCCGAGCTGTTCGACGCCAAGGACGCCCCCCGCCTGGCCGACACCTACGCGACGGACGGCGAGATCCACCTGATCAGCAAGAATGGGGGCGAGGTCCGGACCGACGTCAAGCGCGGCCGGGCGGCGGTCGAGCAGTTCTACGCCGACCTCTTCCGCAAGGCCGGGTCGATCGACTCGGAGAACACGGTCGAGTTCGCCCGCCAGATCTCCCCCGACGTCCTCGTCGTCAACGGCCGGTTCCGGCCCAACGCCGGTGAGCGGGAATTGCCCTTCGTCCAGATGCGGGTCAAGCAGGGCGACCGGTGGCTCCTGCGGACGCTCTGGCTGTTCCTCAACCCCGAAGGCTGA
- a CDS encoding DUF1501 domain-containing protein, whose amino-acid sequence MNCQDHRFRHADPSRVGRRWFLQECGVGLGAVALGQLLAEGGYAASPSSQVDPLSAKTPHFAPKAKNVIFLFMAGAPSHLELFDRKPKLAELDGTLPPPELLDGYRAAFINPNSRLLGPKFNFARHGESGAELSELLPHTAGIADDLCIVKSMTTDAFNHAPAQILMSTGSQQFGRPSLGAWTCYGLGNESRDLPGYVVFSSGKKGPSGGNANWGSGFLPTVYSGVQFRTGGEPVLYLSNPEGVDDALQRDSLDAISALNRMHLDEAGDPEIATRINSFEMAYRMQSSAPELMDLSSEPGHILDLYGAEPGKPSFANNALLARRLVERGVRFVQLFHEAWDQHGNLVNDLKANCADTDRACAALVTDLKQRGLLDETLVIWGGEFGRTPMVQGGDDGRDHHPNAFTMWLAGGGIRPGLTYGESDELGFGVAENPVHVHDLHATILHLLGFDHERLTYRFQGRDFRLTDVFGRVVTDLIA is encoded by the coding sequence GTGAATTGCCAGGACCACCGCTTCCGACACGCCGACCCGTCCCGGGTCGGCCGACGCTGGTTCCTCCAGGAGTGCGGCGTCGGGCTCGGCGCCGTGGCGCTGGGGCAGTTGCTCGCCGAGGGGGGATACGCCGCGTCGCCGTCCTCGCAGGTCGACCCGCTCTCGGCGAAGACGCCGCACTTCGCCCCGAAGGCGAAGAACGTCATCTTCCTGTTCATGGCCGGGGCGCCGAGCCACCTGGAGCTGTTCGACCGCAAGCCGAAGCTCGCCGAGCTGGACGGCACCCTGCCGCCCCCCGAGCTGCTCGACGGCTACCGGGCCGCCTTCATCAACCCGAACTCCCGGCTGCTCGGGCCGAAATTCAATTTCGCCCGGCATGGCGAGAGCGGTGCCGAGCTGTCGGAACTGCTGCCGCACACGGCGGGCATCGCCGACGACCTGTGCATCGTCAAGTCGATGACCACCGATGCGTTCAACCACGCCCCGGCCCAGATCCTGATGAGCACCGGCTCCCAGCAGTTCGGCCGCCCGAGCCTGGGGGCCTGGACCTGCTACGGCCTGGGGAACGAGTCGCGCGACCTGCCCGGCTACGTCGTCTTCAGCTCCGGCAAGAAGGGGCCCAGCGGCGGCAACGCCAACTGGGGCAGCGGCTTCCTGCCCACGGTCTACTCCGGCGTCCAGTTCCGCACCGGGGGGGAGCCGGTCCTCTACCTCTCGAACCCCGAAGGGGTGGACGACGCGCTCCAGCGCGACTCGCTCGACGCCATCTCCGCGCTCAACCGCATGCACCTCGACGAGGCCGGCGACCCGGAGATCGCCACCCGGATCAACTCGTTCGAGATGGCCTACCGGATGCAGTCCAGCGCCCCGGAGCTGATGGACCTCTCCTCCGAGCCGGGCCACATCCTCGACCTCTACGGCGCCGAGCCCGGCAAGCCCTCGTTCGCCAACAACGCCCTGCTCGCCCGGCGGCTGGTCGAGCGCGGCGTCCGGTTCGTCCAGCTTTTCCACGAGGCCTGGGACCAGCACGGCAACCTCGTCAACGACCTGAAGGCCAATTGCGCCGACACCGACCGGGCCTGCGCCGCCCTGGTCACGGACCTGAAGCAGCGGGGCCTGCTCGACGAGACGCTGGTCATCTGGGGGGGCGAATTCGGCCGGACGCCGATGGTGCAGGGGGGCGACGACGGCCGGGACCACCACCCGAATGCCTTCACCATGTGGCTGGCCGGCGGCGGCATCAGGCCGGGGCTGACCTACGGCGAGAGCGACGAGCTGGGCTTCGGCGTCGCCGAGAACCCCGTGCACGTCCACGACCTGCACGCGACGATCCTCCACCTGCTCGGCTTCGACCACGAGCGGCTCACCTACCGCTTCCAGGGCCGGGACTTCCGCCTGACCGACGTCTTCGGTCGGGTCGTCACCGACCTGATCGCGTGA
- a CDS encoding cellulase family glycosylhydrolase, with translation MDSITSRLISVAVALLPLLAPEGVGQEAAPGVLDLIEPSPDRSHFVSATTGERVVMWGFNYDHDDSGRLLEDYWADEWDAVAGDFREMRDLGANVVRIHLQLGKFMTSPDEPDPENLRRLGDLVRLAEEVGLYLDLTGLGCYHAQDVPDWYDELGESDRWDVQARFWEAVAGVCAGSPALFCYDLMNEPVLDGGQGDGWLVGEPLGGKYFVQRITRDRAGRPGPEVAAAWIRRLTDAIREVDDRTMITVGVIPWAHTFTGAKPLFHGPEAGGPLDFVGVHFYPKEDDIEGSMDALRVYEVGKPLVVEEIFPLNAGLDGTLEFMDGTDDVVDGWISFYWGKTIEECEQAGDLKGAIVAAWLKAFRDRSPYVAAPPAGP, from the coding sequence ATGGATTCGATCACATCCCGACTGATCTCCGTGGCCGTGGCCCTGCTCCCCCTGCTCGCGCCCGAGGGCGTCGGCCAGGAGGCCGCCCCGGGAGTGCTCGACCTGATCGAGCCGAGCCCGGACCGCTCGCACTTCGTCTCCGCGACGACGGGCGAGCGTGTCGTTATGTGGGGGTTCAACTACGACCACGACGACTCCGGTAGGCTCCTGGAGGACTACTGGGCCGACGAGTGGGACGCCGTCGCCGGGGACTTCCGGGAGATGAGGGACCTCGGCGCGAACGTGGTCCGGATCCACCTGCAGCTTGGCAAATTCATGACCTCGCCGGACGAGCCCGACCCGGAGAACCTCCGACGCCTCGGCGATCTCGTCCGGCTGGCCGAGGAGGTCGGGCTTTACCTCGATCTCACCGGCCTCGGGTGCTACCACGCGCAAGACGTCCCCGATTGGTACGACGAACTCGGGGAGTCCGACCGCTGGGACGTGCAGGCCCGGTTCTGGGAGGCGGTCGCGGGAGTCTGCGCGGGGAGCCCCGCGCTCTTCTGCTACGACCTGATGAACGAGCCCGTCCTGGACGGCGGCCAGGGCGACGGCTGGCTGGTCGGCGAGCCGCTGGGGGGCAAGTACTTCGTGCAGCGGATCACCAGGGACCGCGCCGGCCGTCCCGGACCGGAGGTCGCCGCCGCATGGATCCGACGGCTGACCGACGCGATCCGGGAGGTCGACGACCGCACCATGATCACCGTGGGGGTCATCCCCTGGGCCCACACCTTTACGGGGGCCAAGCCGCTCTTCCACGGCCCGGAGGCGGGCGGGCCGCTCGACTTCGTCGGCGTCCACTTCTACCCGAAGGAGGACGACATCGAGGGCTCGATGGACGCCCTGCGCGTCTACGAGGTCGGCAAGCCGCTGGTCGTCGAGGAGATCTTCCCGCTCAATGCTGGTCTCGACGGCACGCTCGAATTCATGGACGGGACCGACGACGTCGTCGACGGCTGGATCAGCTTCTACTGGGGCAAGACGATCGAGGAGTGCGAGCAGGCCGGCGACCTGAAGGGGGCGATCGTCGCCGCCTGGCTGAAGGCCTTCCGCGATCGATCGCCCTACGTCGCCGCCCCCCCGGCCGGCCCTTGA
- a CDS encoding enolase C-terminal domain-like protein: MQRRDWLGSMLAGAGMLASSRVGRAQEQGQGGTVGAPGSETLADLKIRDVRAILTAPAGIRLVVVKVETDQDGLYGLGCATFTQRARLAAAAVDQFLKPFLVGKSPLEIDDTWQSAHLSSYWRHGPVLNNALSGVDMALWDILGKVAGMPVHRLFGGKCRQVVPTYRSVRGESPEEVEDRVRALMAEGQRHVRIQYGSRGGTYGVRGGSIDEALPENRRTVPFDPVAYGRTVPRVFEHIRGSIGDEVELLHDVHERMPPIQAIRLVKEVEPYRPFFIEDPFSPEDADYFSHLRAQSAVPLAMGELFTNPREWLPLVSDRLIDFIRIHISMVGGLTPARKIASLCEFFGVRTAWHGPGDLSPVGHAANIHLDFAVPNFGIQEGRVFSQAEQDVFPGCPELVDGNYQPIDRPGIGVDLDEELAARFPIEDDPPFDMDWGNLRLPDGTVIRP; the protein is encoded by the coding sequence ATGCAACGACGCGACTGGCTCGGATCGATGCTCGCCGGGGCGGGGATGCTGGCCTCATCCCGGGTCGGGCGGGCCCAGGAGCAGGGGCAGGGGGGCACGGTGGGGGCGCCGGGCTCGGAGACATTGGCCGACCTCAAGATCAGGGACGTTCGGGCCATCCTCACCGCCCCGGCCGGGATCCGGCTGGTGGTCGTCAAGGTGGAGACGGACCAGGACGGGCTCTACGGCCTCGGCTGCGCCACCTTCACGCAGCGGGCGAGGCTGGCGGCGGCGGCGGTGGACCAGTTCCTCAAGCCGTTCCTGGTGGGCAAGAGCCCCCTGGAGATCGACGACACCTGGCAGTCGGCGCACCTCAGCTCCTACTGGCGGCACGGGCCGGTCCTGAACAACGCGCTGAGCGGCGTGGACATGGCCCTCTGGGACATCCTCGGCAAGGTCGCCGGGATGCCGGTGCACCGGCTCTTCGGCGGCAAGTGCCGGCAGGTGGTGCCGACGTATCGCTCGGTCCGGGGCGAGTCGCCCGAGGAGGTCGAGGACCGCGTCCGGGCGCTGATGGCCGAGGGGCAGCGGCACGTCCGGATCCAGTACGGCAGCCGAGGAGGCACCTACGGCGTCCGGGGCGGGTCGATCGACGAGGCACTGCCGGAGAACCGCCGCACCGTCCCGTTCGACCCGGTGGCCTATGGTCGCACCGTCCCCCGGGTGTTCGAACACATCAGGGGATCGATCGGCGACGAGGTCGAGCTGCTGCACGACGTCCACGAGCGCATGCCGCCGATCCAGGCGATCCGGCTGGTCAAGGAGGTGGAGCCCTACCGGCCGTTCTTCATCGAGGACCCGTTCAGCCCCGAGGACGCCGACTACTTCTCCCACCTCCGCGCCCAGTCGGCCGTCCCCCTGGCGATGGGGGAATTGTTCACGAACCCCCGGGAGTGGCTGCCGCTGGTGTCCGATCGCCTGATCGACTTCATCCGGATCCACATCTCGATGGTCGGCGGGCTGACCCCGGCCCGGAAGATCGCCTCGCTCTGCGAGTTCTTCGGCGTCCGGACCGCCTGGCACGGCCCCGGCGACCTCTCCCCGGTCGGCCACGCGGCGAACATCCACCTCGATTTCGCCGTGCCGAACTTCGGCATCCAGGAGGGCCGGGTGTTCTCCCAGGCCGAGCAGGACGTCTTCCCCGGCTGCCCCGAGCTGGTCGACGGCAACTACCAGCCGATCGACCGCCCCGGGATCGGCGTCGACCTCGACGAGGAACTCGCCGCCCGGTTCCCCATCGAGGACGACCCGCCCTTCGACATGGACTGGGGCAACCTCCGGCTGCCCGACGGCACCGTCATCCGGCCCTGA
- the dgoD gene encoding galactonate dehydratase — translation MRITRLETILVKPRWLFLKVHTDAGIVGLGEPIVEGRAETCIAAVKELEDYLVGKDPRPVAHHWQAMYRHAFYRGGPVLTSAISGIDMALWDIKGKALGVPVYELLGGPTRSRVRVYAHARSPEAIRRRKEEGFTAFKTGPSKDRPARIVENPAFVRKVADGFAALREVVGDDADIGIDFHGAISPQTAKLLIKALEPYQPMFIEEPVACQNVDAMAEIARGTHLPIATGERIFTKWGFREILEKGAATILQPDLCHAGGITETRLIAGMAEAYYAAIAPHNPLGPISLAAGLQLAASIPNFLCQEQVNLGDGYLKTPFRVVDGYVDLPRGPGLGIELDEDAMADKLGHEWTNPETYDVFDGSVVDW, via the coding sequence ATGCGGATCACCCGGCTGGAGACGATCCTCGTCAAGCCCCGATGGCTGTTCCTGAAGGTCCACACCGACGCCGGGATCGTCGGCCTCGGCGAGCCGATCGTCGAGGGCCGCGCCGAGACCTGCATCGCCGCCGTCAAGGAGCTGGAGGACTACCTCGTCGGCAAGGACCCCCGGCCGGTCGCCCACCACTGGCAGGCGATGTACCGCCACGCCTTCTACCGGGGTGGGCCGGTCCTGACCAGCGCGATCAGCGGGATCGACATGGCGTTGTGGGACATCAAAGGGAAGGCCCTCGGCGTCCCCGTTTATGAGCTGCTCGGCGGCCCCACCCGGAGCCGGGTCCGGGTCTACGCCCACGCCCGGAGCCCCGAGGCGATCCGGCGGCGCAAGGAGGAAGGCTTCACCGCCTTCAAGACCGGCCCGAGCAAGGACCGCCCGGCCCGGATCGTCGAGAACCCCGCCTTCGTCCGCAAGGTGGCCGACGGCTTCGCCGCCCTCCGCGAGGTGGTGGGGGACGACGCCGACATCGGCATCGACTTCCACGGCGCCATCTCCCCGCAGACGGCCAAGCTGCTGATCAAGGCGCTCGAACCGTATCAGCCGATGTTCATCGAGGAGCCGGTCGCCTGCCAGAATGTGGACGCGATGGCCGAGATCGCCCGGGGCACCCACCTGCCGATCGCCACCGGCGAGCGCATTTTTACCAAGTGGGGCTTCCGGGAGATCCTGGAGAAGGGCGCCGCCACCATCCTCCAGCCCGATCTCTGCCACGCCGGGGGCATCACCGAGACGAGGCTGATCGCCGGCATGGCCGAGGCGTACTACGCCGCCATCGCCCCCCACAACCCGCTGGGCCCCATCTCCCTGGCCGCCGGGCTGCAACTGGCCGCCTCGATCCCGAACTTCCTCTGCCAGGAGCAGGTCAACCTGGGGGACGGCTACCTGAAGACGCCCTTCCGGGTCGTCGACGGGTACGTCGACCTCCCCAGGGGACCCGGCCTCGGCATCGAGCTGGACGAGGACGCGATGGCCGACAAGCTCGGCCACGAGTGGACCAACCCCGAGACCTACGACGTCTTCGACGGCTCCGTCGTCGACTGGTGA
- a CDS encoding 2-dehydro-3-deoxygalactonokinase, protein MSDRTSRFISGDWGTSRLRLRLVDPASPGLPAGAEVESDDGIGPTFRAWQEAGSPDDREASYLGVLARALDRLRDASGADLDGLPLVLSGMASSTIGLRELPYAPAPFRLSGESLPVARIAPGVLPCETLLLSGVCTDSDVMRGEETILIGLAADGLADGLVVLPGTHSKHAVIRDGILEQFHTYMTGELFAILREHSVLRPSLAPSPSLGDAFERGVREAASGANLLRDLFSIRARSVLHGADPADNAARLSGLLIGTELLGLASGPDADLPIVVASPEPLGSFYRSALDVLGTGRRARALSPAEADRAVARGQGEVLRSHVGG, encoded by the coding sequence ATGAGCGACCGAACCTCCCGGTTCATCTCCGGAGACTGGGGCACCTCCCGCCTCCGGCTCCGACTCGTCGACCCGGCCTCGCCCGGCCTCCCGGCCGGGGCCGAGGTCGAGTCGGACGACGGCATCGGGCCCACCTTCCGGGCCTGGCAGGAGGCGGGTTCCCCGGACGATCGGGAGGCGTCCTATCTGGGCGTGCTGGCCCGGGCGCTGGACCGCCTCCGGGACGCGTCGGGGGCCGATCTCGACGGCCTCCCGCTCGTCCTCTCCGGGATGGCCTCCTCGACGATCGGCCTCCGGGAGCTGCCCTATGCCCCCGCCCCCTTCCGGCTCTCGGGCGAGTCGCTGCCGGTCGCCCGGATCGCCCCGGGCGTCCTGCCTTGCGAGACGCTCCTGCTCTCCGGGGTCTGCACCGACTCCGACGTGATGCGGGGCGAGGAGACGATCCTCATCGGGCTCGCCGCCGACGGGCTGGCCGACGGACTCGTCGTCCTCCCGGGGACGCATTCCAAGCACGCGGTCATCCGAGACGGCATCCTCGAACAATTCCACACCTACATGACCGGCGAGCTGTTCGCCATCCTCCGGGAGCACAGCGTCCTCCGCCCCTCGCTCGCCCCCTCGCCCTCCCTCGGCGACGCCTTCGAGCGGGGCGTGCGCGAGGCCGCCTCCGGGGCGAACCTGCTCCGCGATCTGTTCTCCATCCGGGCGCGTTCGGTCCTGCACGGGGCCGACCCCGCCGACAACGCCGCCCGGCTCAGCGGGCTGCTCATCGGCACCGAGTTGCTCGGGCTGGCCTCCGGCCCCGATGCGGACCTGCCGATCGTCGTCGCCAGCCCCGAGCCGCTCGGGTCGTTCTATCGGTCGGCCCTCGATGTGCTGGGGACGGGCCGGCGGGCCCGGGCCCTCTCCCCCGCCGAGGCCGACCGGGCCGTCGCCCGGGGCCAGGGGGAGGTCCTCCGCTCCCACGTCGGCGGCTGA
- a CDS encoding PVC-type heme-binding CxxCH protein: protein MRAAATTAALLLLPLLAAPAARSGEVVRLGDHTFSLPDGLTVEVAAGPPLVERPITAAFDERGRLYVAESSGSNDPVQVQLEEKPHRILRLEDVDGDGAFDRRTVFADGMMFPEGTMWLDGSLYVSAPPQIWRLTDLDDDGEADAREVWLDAKTLTGCANDLHGPYAGPDGWIYWCKGAFAEQTYERAGGDPFVTRASHVFRWRPDRSGPIEPVMTGGMDNPVDVAFTPGGERIFTTTFFQQPAGGFRDGLIHALYGGVYGKVHDVLDGHPRSRPGVLPVLTHLGPAAPAGLERLRSTSLGDGYRDSLLACQFNLRAVSRHVLTPEGGSFATSDSDLIASDNTDFHPTDILEDADGSVLVVDTGGWYKLCCPTSQLWKPDVLGAIYRVRRVDAPEVDDPRGLGLDWDGATADQLAARLGDPRPAVRERAVGTLGLLGAESIPALESTVRESAEAEARRNAVWAGSRINDPEAREVARIALQDEDETVVQAALHVVSVHRDRGALDRAVNLLHTGTPQNRRAAAEAVGRLGDPSAVPFLLQAAADVPEAPHWAVMHSITYALIELADPDATRFGLSAPHDTVRRAALVALDQMPGDHFSADDVSPLLSAEDPELREAAAWVASRHPEWGAALAEHFGRQILGIGDATEGQGDALADQLARLGSSPEIQDVIADALLDAGLPDAPRVVALRAMASADLDPAPPRWVDAVAAALDGDPALRSAALAAARSLRIPEGRADDLRSPLLRIARDDGAEVATRLDALASLPGGTGKMDGDLFTFLLDRLDPDAPAAEQTRAADLIAASDLSEARRLALADRIAEAGPLSVPRLLPAFETQEGEALGLRLVSALERSPSRSVLRPGDLRTLLDRFGPAVAGRASTLIAAIDADAEQKREKIEDLLTLVDDADIRRGQAVFNGEKGACRTCHAMGYVGGRVGPDLTRIGRIRTERDLLEAIAYPSASFVRSYEPVVVATVDGRVLTGLVGDEGADHVILQTNAEESVRIPRSEIEEFQPGTTSVMPAGLDQQLTPQELADLVKFLKSSQ from the coding sequence ATGCGAGCCGCCGCGACGACCGCCGCCCTGCTGTTGCTCCCCCTCCTCGCCGCTCCGGCCGCCCGATCGGGCGAGGTCGTCAGGCTGGGGGACCACACCTTCAGCCTGCCCGACGGGTTGACCGTCGAGGTGGCCGCCGGGCCTCCGCTGGTCGAGCGGCCGATCACCGCGGCCTTCGACGAGCGGGGCCGCCTCTACGTCGCCGAGTCGTCCGGCTCCAACGACCCGGTCCAGGTCCAGCTCGAGGAGAAGCCGCACCGCATCCTCCGCCTCGAAGACGTCGACGGTGACGGCGCCTTCGACCGCCGGACCGTCTTCGCCGACGGCATGATGTTCCCCGAGGGGACCATGTGGCTCGACGGCTCCCTCTACGTCTCGGCCCCGCCGCAGATCTGGAGGCTGACCGACCTGGACGACGACGGCGAGGCCGACGCCCGGGAGGTCTGGCTCGACGCGAAGACCCTGACCGGCTGCGCCAACGACCTGCACGGCCCCTACGCCGGCCCCGACGGCTGGATCTACTGGTGCAAGGGGGCCTTCGCGGAACAGACCTACGAGCGAGCCGGCGGCGACCCGTTCGTGACCCGGGCCTCGCACGTCTTCCGATGGCGTCCCGACCGCTCCGGGCCGATCGAGCCGGTGATGACCGGCGGCATGGACAACCCGGTCGACGTCGCGTTCACCCCCGGGGGCGAACGGATCTTCACCACGACCTTCTTCCAGCAGCCCGCCGGGGGCTTCCGGGACGGCCTGATCCACGCCCTCTACGGCGGCGTCTACGGCAAGGTCCACGACGTCCTCGACGGCCATCCCCGCTCCCGTCCCGGCGTGCTCCCCGTGCTCACCCACCTCGGCCCCGCCGCCCCGGCCGGGCTGGAGCGCCTCCGGAGCACCTCCCTCGGCGACGGATACCGGGACAGCCTGCTCGCCTGCCAGTTCAACCTCCGGGCCGTCAGCCGTCACGTCCTGACCCCCGAGGGCGGCTCCTTCGCCACCTCGGACAGCGACCTGATCGCCTCCGACAACACCGACTTCCACCCGACCGACATCCTCGAAGACGCCGACGGCTCCGTCCTCGTGGTCGACACCGGGGGCTGGTACAAGCTCTGCTGCCCCACCTCGCAGCTCTGGAAGCCCGACGTGCTGGGCGCCATCTACCGCGTCCGTCGGGTCGACGCGCCGGAGGTCGACGATCCCCGGGGGCTTGGCCTCGACTGGGACGGTGCGACCGCCGATCAGCTCGCCGCTCGCCTGGGCGACCCCCGCCCGGCCGTCCGGGAGCGGGCCGTCGGCACCCTGGGCCTCCTCGGGGCCGAATCCATCCCCGCCCTCGAATCGACCGTCCGGGAGTCGGCCGAGGCCGAGGCCCGCCGCAACGCCGTCTGGGCCGGCAGCCGCATCAACGACCCCGAGGCCCGCGAGGTCGCCCGGATCGCGTTGCAGGACGAGGACGAGACGGTCGTCCAAGCGGCCTTGCACGTCGTCAGCGTCCATCGGGACCGGGGCGCCCTCGACCGGGCCGTCAACCTCCTGCACACCGGGACTCCCCAGAACCGGAGGGCCGCCGCCGAGGCGGTCGGCCGCCTCGGCGATCCCTCGGCCGTCCCCTTCCTGCTCCAGGCCGCCGCCGACGTGCCCGAGGCCCCCCACTGGGCCGTCATGCACTCGATCACGTACGCCCTGATCGAACTGGCCGACCCCGACGCCACCCGGTTCGGACTATCCGCCCCGCACGACACCGTCCGACGCGCGGCCCTGGTCGCCCTGGACCAGATGCCCGGCGACCACTTCTCGGCCGACGACGTCTCCCCCCTGCTCTCCGCCGAGGATCCCGAGCTTCGGGAGGCGGCCGCCTGGGTCGCCAGCCGGCACCCCGAGTGGGGGGCCGCGCTGGCCGAGCACTTCGGGCGGCAGATCCTCGGCATCGGCGACGCCACCGAGGGCCAGGGCGACGCCCTGGCCGACCAGCTCGCCCGCCTCGGCTCGTCCCCCGAGATCCAGGACGTGATCGCCGACGCCTTGCTCGACGCCGGCCTCCCCGACGCACCCCGGGTGGTCGCCCTCCGCGCGATGGCCTCGGCCGACCTCGACCCCGCACCTCCCCGATGGGTCGACGCGGTCGCCGCCGCCCTCGACGGCGACCCCGCCCTGCGGTCGGCCGCCCTCGCCGCCGCCCGATCGCTCCGCATCCCCGAAGGCCGGGCAGACGACCTGCGGTCTCCCCTGCTCCGGATCGCCCGGGACGATGGGGCCGAGGTCGCGACCCGGCTCGACGCCCTCGCCTCCCTGCCGGGCGGGACGGGGAAGATGGACGGGGATCTGTTCACCTTCCTGCTCGATCGCCTCGACCCCGACGCCCCCGCCGCCGAGCAGACCCGGGCCGCCGACCTGATCGCCGCCTCGGATCTCTCCGAGGCGCGTCGGCTCGCCCTGGCCGACCGCATCGCCGAGGCGGGCCCGCTGTCCGTCCCCCGACTGCTCCCCGCGTTCGAGACGCAGGAGGGCGAGGCGCTCGGCCTCCGGCTGGTCTCGGCCCTGGAACGGTCGCCGAGTCGATCCGTCCTCCGGCCCGGCGACCTCCGCACCCTGCTCGACCGCTTCGGCCCGGCGGTGGCCGGACGCGCCTCGACCCTGATCGCCGCCATCGACGCCGACGCCGAGCAGAAGCGGGAGAAGATCGAGGACCTCCTCACCCTCGTCGATGACGCCGATATCCGCCGGGGCCAGGCCGTCTTCAACGGCGAGAAGGGGGCCTGCCGGACCTGCCACGCGATGGGATACGTCGGCGGCCGGGTCGGCCCCGACCTGACCCGGATCGGCCGGATCCGCACCGAGCGCGACCTGCTCGAGGCGATCGCCTACCCCAGCGCCAGCTTCGTCCGCAGCTACGAGCCGGTGGTCGTCGCCACGGTCGACGGCCGGGTCCTCACCGGGCTGGTCGGCGACGAGGGGGCCGACCACGTCATCCTCCAGACAAACGCCGAGGAATCCGTCCGGATCCCCCGATCCGAGATCGAGGAGTTTCAGCCCGGCACCACCTCGGTCATGCCCGCGGGCCTCGACCAGCAGCTCACCCCCCAGGAGCTGGCCGACCTGGTCAAGTTCCTGAAGTCGAGCCAGTGA